The sequence CGGGACGGGGCCCCGGTCTTCCTGGCGATACCTTGGGCGCGTTCTATTACGGGATCGCCCTCGACGCGATGGTGGTGGGCAGATGAGCACCGAAGAACGCCCCTCGGCCGAGCTCGACGAGGATCCTCGGGAGGCCCTTGGAAGACTGGCGGCGCAGTTTCGTACCCGCCTCGCCTGGTCGGCGCGCTGGGGGGCTTTGGGCGTTCCGCCCGGCCGAAGCCCCGTCCAGCGCCCCTCGGCCGTCGAAAAGCCGGCCGTCATGGACTCCGCCGCGGCGGCCATAGGGATCGAGCCGGAGCCGATCTCTCGTGAAGAGATCTTGGACACGCCCGCGGGCCGCATCGACCCGGGAGGCGAGGGGGCCTGCGTGGGCCAGGGGCAGGGGCAGGGGCAGGGGCACGAAGCCCTACGGGTCGTGCAAGAGGTCCTTGGGGAGTGCACCCGCTGTGGGCTTTCGCAAGGTCGGAAGAACTTGGTGTTCGGGGTGGGGAACCCCGAGGCCGACCTGGTCTTCGTGGGAGAGGCGCCCGGGGCCGAGGAAGATGTGAGAGGTGAACCCTTCGTGGGCGCCGCGGGCCAGCTGCTCACCAAAATGATCGAAGCCATGGGCTACTCGCGGGAGACGGTCTACATCTGCAACGTCATCAAGTGTCGACCGCCAGGCAACCGCAACCCCGAGCCGGACGAGGTGGCCGCCTGCGAGCCGTTCCTCAAACAGCAGCTGGCGGCGCTCAATCCGCGCGTCATCGTCGCGCTCGGCAAGTTTGCCGCGCACTGCCTGCTGCACACGGACACGCCAATCACGCGGTTGCGGGGAACCTGGGGTACCTACGAAGGAAGGAGGACCATGCCCACCTTCCACCCCGCCTATCTCTTGCGGAATCCCGACGGCAAACGCCTGGTCTGGCAGGACCTGAAAGCGGTGATGGCCGCGCTGCGGGACATGGGCATCGAGCCGCCTCATCCACCTCGTGCGTGAACGCGCGAACTCAAGTCGAAGCGAGCCTCTGCCGAATTCCCCTGTTGGCTTTCGCTCATGCGCATCGACGTCGCTTCGTCCTCGCCGCTGGCTGCCTCCGGCCCTCTTCGCCGTGCGCGCGCCGAGCGTGCGCCCGCCGCCGTCGAACCCCGGAGTTCCGGCGAAGCGGGCGTCATCGTGGAGCTTTCTGAACGCGCCCAGGCGGCGCGGGCCGAGGCGGGACGCGACGGCGGCCGGCCGTCACCTGGCGCGAAGAAAGAGGGCGAAGGTTCGTCTTCGGGTTCCGAGGCGCGAGGGGCGGGAGGCAAACCGCTCGAGGCCGAGGAGAAGGCCGAGGTGCAACGTTTGGCGGCGCGAGATGCCGAAGTACGGGCCCACGAGGCCGCGCACGCCGCCGCCGCTGGAGGGCTTGGGGGAGGTCCCTCGTACAGCTACGAACAGGGGCCCGACGGTAAGCGCTATGCGGTCGAGGGCGAGGTTCAAGTTCAGGTGGAAAAGGGGCGCACCCCCGAGGAGACCATCCGGAACGCCCAAACCGTTCGCGCCGCCGCGCTCGCACCGGCTCAGCCCTCGAGCCAAGACCGCGCCGTGGCTGCGGACGCGGCGGCCCTCGAAGCCGAGGCACGCCAGGAACTCGCGGAGGCGCAGAAGGCAGCCCCGGAGGGCCTTCTTCTCAACACCCTCGATACGGAGCGGCGGGCCAGCAACGGAGGGCGCGATCATGCCCACGAGGAGGGGTGCGGGTTCTGTTCGCGGGCGGCGTCCCGCTACGCGGCCTGAAGACCAGCGCGGCGTGACGTCCGTTGGTGTCAGGGCCGTCGAGGCGCGATTGCCGCCCGCATGCGGGGCCAGTCCGCCACCCACACGGGGCCACGCTTGCGCCAAAGCAGCGGCATGCGCGCTTCGGCGGGCGTCCCGAGACACAGATGGTAAAGCGCATCCACCCGCGCGTAGAAGCCCCGGGTGTGCGGGGTGTCTGCCAGCCCGAGATGAACCAGGTCCAGGTGGTGACAGAATTCGTGGACCAAGGTGTTCAGGAGCCCGCGGTGGCTGGTCACCTTCCCCAGGATGGCTGTCCGCATCCACACCCGGATCTTCTCCGTCGAGGGCGTGTAGTCTCCGAAGAGCTCGTAACTGAAGTGTCCCTCGAGGACGTGATGCGGTCGCACGCCGAGGACCGAGAGCCCCGGCGCCCGCACGGCATAGAACGACGCAAGATGTTCGAGCAGGGCCAGCCCCGCTTTGCGGACGGGCGGCGCCTTGCCGCCGCCGAGTGCCTCTTTCAAGGTCGCGCAGAGCCTTTGCAGCGGCTCTCCGGCCGGAAGGTCAAACGTGGTGAGCGCGTCGCTCTTCGCGAACACCACGCGCTCCTCCGCGGCGGGCGGTAGGGGATCCGTCACCACGGGGCGAGTATACGAGGCCCGACGCGTCTGACGTGTGACGCCTGCCCGCAAATCGCGCCTGCCCGCAAATCGCGATAGAAAGCGGGCATGGCAGCCGACGAGACGTCCCGAGGCGCGTGTACCGAGATTGAGCTCAGCCCTGGCCCGGATCTGCGGCGGCGCCCCGTCCTCGCCTTTCTGCTTGGATCCCTCGCCTGCAGCTCCTCCTGCGCCACGTCTCTATCCAGCTTTCAGCCCGCCCACGTTGCGCCCAAAGGGCACCTTCAGGCCGAGATGGGGGCCGACCTGTCGCTCCCGACGGGAGGCATCCTCGACACCATCGACGTGGGTCGGCGCCTCGCCACCCAGGCGACCCAGCGGCCCCTGACGGAAGCCGAACAGCTGGCGGTGATCGACGCCGGCCTCAACCTGGCCTTGAACCCTCCGGCGCTCATTCAACACTTCGCCCTGGCTTACGGTGCAGGAACGAACGTCGAGATCGCGCTGCGCTACGCGGGCGGTGGGTACCGCCTCGGGGGCCGATATCAGCTATGGACGCAGGAGGAGGACGGCCGGGGCTGGGATCTCTCCCTGGGCCTCGGCGTGGCTCGCCAAAGCTTTTCGTTTCG is a genomic window of Myxococcales bacterium containing:
- a CDS encoding uracil-DNA glycosylase; translation: MSTEERPSAELDEDPREALGRLAAQFRTRLAWSARWGALGVPPGRSPVQRPSAVEKPAVMDSAAAAIGIEPEPISREEILDTPAGRIDPGGEGACVGQGQGQGQGHEALRVVQEVLGECTRCGLSQGRKNLVFGVGNPEADLVFVGEAPGAEEDVRGEPFVGAAGQLLTKMIEAMGYSRETVYICNVIKCRPPGNRNPEPDEVAACEPFLKQQLAALNPRVIVALGKFAAHCLLHTDTPITRLRGTWGTYEGRRTMPTFHPAYLLRNPDGKRLVWQDLKAVMAALRDMGIEPPHPPRA